Proteins encoded in a region of the Acidobacteriota bacterium genome:
- a CDS encoding CpaF family protein, giving the protein MRTSTLSVAPMSRSADLRNPRYQEVKSRIHAELLNRLNLERLTSMRREDAEPEIRSLITGMLDFEAHTTPLSQAEREQLVTDILNELFGLGPLEALLGDPAISDILVNNPHQVYVERNGILEETPIVFKDERHLLRIIERIVSTVGRRIDESSPMVDARLADGSRVNAVIPPLALDGPVLSIRRFRTDRLGAADLVTRESLTQPMLDLLQAAVASRLNVIVSGGTGAGKTTLLNVLSSFISARERIVTIEDAAELTLRQRHVVRLETRPPNIEGKGAVRQRELVINALRMRPDRIIVGEVRGDEALDMLQAMNTGHDGSLTTVHANTPRDALYRLDTMVAMANLNLPERAIRQQIASAINLIVQVTRLSDGTRKISHVSEITGMEGEVITLQDIFLFERTGLRQDGKVCGRFRATGIRPKCSDHIAQSGIGLPPNLFDHVQAVQ; this is encoded by the coding sequence ATGAGAACCAGCACGCTCAGCGTCGCCCCGATGAGCCGGTCCGCCGACCTGCGGAATCCCCGATACCAGGAGGTCAAGAGCCGGATCCACGCCGAGCTGCTCAACCGGCTGAACCTGGAGCGGCTCACGAGCATGCGCCGGGAGGATGCGGAGCCGGAGATCCGCAGCCTGATCACCGGCATGCTCGACTTCGAGGCGCACACGACGCCGCTCAGCCAGGCCGAGCGGGAGCAGCTCGTCACCGACATCCTGAACGAGCTGTTCGGCCTCGGCCCGCTCGAAGCGCTGCTGGGCGATCCGGCCATCTCCGACATCCTGGTCAACAACCCGCACCAGGTGTACGTCGAGCGGAACGGGATCCTCGAAGAGACGCCGATCGTCTTCAAGGACGAGCGCCATCTGCTGCGGATCATCGAGCGCATCGTGAGCACCGTCGGCCGGCGCATCGACGAGTCGAGCCCGATGGTGGACGCGCGGCTCGCCGACGGCTCGCGCGTCAACGCCGTGATCCCGCCGCTCGCGCTCGACGGCCCGGTGCTGTCGATCCGCCGCTTCCGCACGGACCGGCTCGGCGCCGCGGATCTCGTCACGCGCGAATCGCTGACGCAGCCGATGCTCGACCTCCTGCAGGCGGCGGTCGCGAGCCGCCTGAACGTCATCGTCTCGGGCGGTACCGGCGCCGGCAAGACCACGCTGCTCAACGTGCTCTCGAGCTTCATCTCCGCGCGGGAGCGCATCGTCACGATCGAGGACGCGGCGGAGCTGACGCTGCGCCAGCGCCACGTCGTGCGGCTGGAGACGCGGCCGCCGAACATCGAGGGCAAGGGCGCCGTCCGCCAGCGCGAGCTGGTGATCAACGCGCTGCGCATGCGCCCGGACCGCATCATCGTCGGCGAGGTCCGCGGCGACGAAGCGCTGGACATGCTGCAGGCGATGAACACGGGCCACGACGGCAGCCTCACGACGGTCCACGCGAACACGCCGCGCGACGCGCTGTACCGGCTCGACACGATGGTCGCGATGGCCAATCTCAATCTGCCCGAGCGGGCCATCCGGCAGCAGATCGCGTCGGCGATCAACCTGATCGTGCAGGTCACGCGGCTGTCGGACGGCACGCGGAAGATCTCCCACGTCTCCGAGATCACCGGGATGGAGGGCGAGGTCATCACGCTGCAGGACATCTTCCTCTTCGAGCGCACGGGGCTGCGGCAGGACGGCAAGGTCTGCGGCCGGTTCCGCGCCACGGGCATCCGTCCGAAGTGCTCGGATCACATCGCGCAGTCCGGCATCGGCCTGCCGCCGAACCTGTTCGATCACGTCCAGGCGGTGCAGTGA
- a CDS encoding type II secretion system F family protein, with translation MNPLPLAVLVFVVVAALAIVPYYVLVVRNEEAERRTLRKRLRGAVPRAAGQAGTGGVLKDEERLSAIAPLHRMLAGGTVVAGWLRTMVSQSGARVTVGQLVLGSACLVLLVDLFVTARTGLWWLGAILGLAAGFVPFIVLRVLRARRLSAFEEHFPEAIDLIARTLRAGHAFSTGLRLAADELPDPVRSEFQLLHDQQNYGLPITDGLKDFARRVPIIDARFFVTAVLTQREAGGNLAEVLDNLATVIRERFRIKRQLQVMTARGRLTGWILAALPPALGGFFLIRMPEHFRILIEEPLGLRMILVAVVLQLIGAVMIHKITAVEY, from the coding sequence ATGAACCCGCTGCCGCTCGCCGTCCTCGTCTTCGTCGTGGTCGCCGCGCTGGCGATCGTGCCGTACTACGTCCTCGTCGTCCGCAACGAGGAGGCGGAGCGGCGCACGCTGCGCAAGCGGCTGCGCGGCGCGGTCCCGCGCGCGGCCGGCCAGGCCGGCACGGGCGGCGTGCTCAAGGACGAGGAGCGCCTCAGCGCCATCGCGCCGCTGCACCGCATGCTCGCCGGCGGAACGGTCGTCGCCGGCTGGCTGCGGACGATGGTCAGCCAGTCGGGCGCGCGCGTCACGGTCGGCCAGCTCGTCCTCGGATCCGCCTGTCTCGTGCTGCTCGTCGATCTGTTCGTCACCGCGCGCACGGGCCTCTGGTGGTTGGGCGCGATCCTGGGGCTCGCCGCCGGCTTCGTCCCGTTCATCGTGCTGCGCGTCCTGCGCGCGCGCCGGCTGTCGGCGTTCGAGGAGCACTTCCCCGAGGCCATCGACCTCATCGCCCGCACGCTGCGCGCGGGCCACGCGTTCTCCACGGGCCTGCGGCTGGCCGCCGACGAGCTGCCGGATCCGGTCCGCAGCGAGTTCCAACTGCTGCACGATCAGCAGAACTACGGGCTGCCGATCACGGACGGGCTGAAGGACTTCGCGCGGCGCGTCCCGATCATCGACGCGCGCTTCTTCGTGACGGCGGTCCTCACGCAGCGCGAGGCGGGCGGCAACCTCGCCGAGGTGCTCGACAACCTCGCCACGGTCATTCGCGAGCGCTTCCGCATCAAGCGCCAGTTGCAGGTGATGACCGCGCGCGGCCGCCTGACCGGCTGGATCCTCGCGGCGCTGCCGCCGGCTCTCGGCGGCTTCTTCCTGATCCGCATGCCCGAGCACTTCCGGATCCTGATCGAGGAGCCGCTCGGCCTCCGCATGATTCTCGTGGCCGTGGTCCTCCAGCTCATCGGCGCCGTGATGATCCACAAGATCACCGCGGTGGAGTACTGA
- a CDS encoding type II secretion system F family protein, which produces MPPLLLATLAAVFLSVALVTGSVTWIVLTRAAPGRRRLETLTQPRVSSLLVLDAGQLTAAPDPLWDKVAAMLPTSRGTVKRLRRELSLAGYDSAKAAGLFSLAELTLPLVLGSIPLLALGDSRRWMAAALGAIAGYMLPGVVLRRRLRQRQKEIQNGLADALDLLVLCLEAGSGLDQAIVKASDELSVAYPALGDQLRLVVSETRAGKSRLDAFRALATRTQVDEVRALVTMLVQTDRFGTSVAQALRTHADVCRTKRRQRAEEKAEKVAVKLVFPLVFCLFPALYVVMLGPAFLQFMRTFGSN; this is translated from the coding sequence GTGCCTCCCCTGCTCCTGGCGACGCTCGCGGCCGTGTTCCTGTCGGTGGCGCTCGTCACCGGCAGCGTGACGTGGATCGTGCTGACGCGGGCGGCCCCGGGCCGCCGCCGGCTCGAGACGCTGACGCAGCCGCGGGTCTCGTCGCTGCTCGTCCTCGACGCCGGCCAACTGACCGCCGCGCCCGATCCGCTGTGGGACAAGGTGGCCGCGATGCTGCCGACGTCGCGCGGCACGGTCAAACGGCTCCGCCGCGAGCTGTCGCTGGCCGGCTACGACTCGGCAAAGGCGGCCGGCCTGTTCTCGCTCGCCGAGCTGACGCTCCCGCTCGTGCTCGGCAGCATCCCGCTGCTCGCGCTGGGCGATTCGCGCCGGTGGATGGCGGCGGCGCTCGGCGCGATCGCCGGCTACATGCTGCCGGGCGTGGTGCTGCGGCGCCGGTTGCGGCAACGCCAGAAGGAAATCCAGAACGGCCTCGCCGACGCCCTCGATCTGCTCGTCCTCTGCCTCGAAGCGGGATCGGGCCTCGACCAGGCGATCGTCAAGGCGAGCGACGAGCTGTCCGTGGCGTATCCGGCCCTCGGCGATCAGCTCCGGCTGGTCGTGAGCGAAACGCGCGCCGGCAAGTCGCGGCTCGATGCGTTCCGGGCCCTCGCGACCCGCACACAGGTGGACGAGGTGCGGGCGCTCGTCACGATGCTGGTGCAGACCGATCGCTTCGGCACCAGCGTCGCCCAGGCGCTTCGCACGCACGCCGACGTCTGCCGGACCAAGCGCCGGCAGCGGGCCGAAGAGAAGGCGGAGAAGGTCGCCGTCAAGCTGGTCTTCCCGCTCGTGTTCTGTCTGTTTCCCGCGCTGTACGTGGTGATGCTGGGCCCGGCGTTCCTCCAGTTCATGAGGACGTTCGGGTCGAACTAG
- a CDS encoding ATP-binding protein has product MPDHPLTLVPPKPPRAQAMVPDLPAPSTLEASGLTRDLLMQLALKTLHFAGELSGADLARRLGVLFAVVEPAIEFLRSQRHVEVVGAAIVGGASYRYRITTEGRAAAGAMLEHDQYVGVAPVPLAQYARYMATVAATRSEPVTRQRVAQTFSHLVLSDRVLEEIGPAVNSGHSLFIYGPPGNGKTMIAQGLRSLLGGQVAVPHALEVDGSIITVFDRVTHEPAPGLLDFPEETIAVDKAQDQRWVVCRRPLVGVGGELSVESFDLTHHDRLGFYRAPLQLVSNGGVLLIDDFGRQRCRPDDLLNRWMVPLESGVDYLTLRTGLKFAVPFHVFVAFATNLNPRDLVDEAFLRRVQYKVFASDPTDEQFVRIFEKHCEAAGATARRGLAEWLLREYYTPRGIVPRGCHPRDLINHALLLARYRGDPPVLTPELMVEACDGYFVGETP; this is encoded by the coding sequence GTGCCCGATCATCCGCTGACCCTCGTCCCGCCGAAGCCGCCTCGAGCGCAGGCCATGGTGCCGGATCTGCCGGCCCCCAGCACGCTCGAGGCGTCCGGCCTCACACGCGATCTGCTGATGCAGCTCGCGCTGAAGACGCTGCACTTCGCCGGCGAGCTGTCGGGAGCCGATCTCGCGCGGCGCCTCGGCGTGCTCTTCGCCGTGGTCGAACCCGCCATCGAGTTCCTCCGCAGCCAGCGGCACGTGGAGGTCGTCGGCGCGGCGATCGTCGGCGGCGCATCCTACCGCTACCGCATCACGACCGAAGGCCGGGCCGCCGCCGGCGCGATGCTCGAGCACGACCAGTACGTCGGGGTCGCGCCCGTCCCGCTCGCCCAGTACGCGCGCTACATGGCAACGGTCGCGGCCACGCGGAGCGAGCCGGTGACGCGCCAGCGCGTCGCCCAGACTTTCTCGCATCTCGTGCTGAGCGATCGGGTGCTCGAGGAGATCGGACCGGCGGTCAACAGCGGGCACTCGCTGTTCATCTACGGCCCGCCGGGCAACGGCAAGACCATGATTGCCCAAGGCCTGCGCAGCCTGCTCGGCGGCCAGGTCGCCGTGCCGCATGCGCTCGAGGTCGACGGGAGCATCATCACGGTCTTCGACCGCGTGACGCACGAGCCCGCGCCCGGCCTGCTCGACTTTCCGGAGGAGACGATCGCGGTCGACAAGGCGCAGGACCAGCGATGGGTCGTGTGCCGCCGGCCGCTCGTCGGCGTCGGCGGCGAGCTGTCGGTCGAGAGCTTCGACCTGACGCACCACGATCGGCTGGGCTTCTATCGCGCGCCGCTCCAGCTCGTGTCGAACGGCGGCGTGCTGCTCATCGACGATTTCGGCCGGCAGCGCTGCCGGCCGGACGATCTGCTGAACCGGTGGATGGTGCCGCTCGAGAGCGGGGTGGACTACCTGACGCTGCGCACCGGCCTGAAGTTCGCGGTGCCGTTCCACGTGTTCGTCGCGTTCGCGACGAACCTCAATCCGCGCGACCTGGTCGACGAGGCGTTCCTGCGCCGGGTGCAATACAAGGTCTTCGCGTCCGATCCGACCGACGAGCAGTTCGTGCGCATCTTCGAGAAGCACTGCGAGGCGGCGGGCGCGACCGCGCGGCGCGGACTCGCCGAATGGCTGCTCCGCGAGTACTACACGCCGCGCGGCATCGTGCCGCGAGGCTGTCATCCCCGCGATCTGATCAACCACGCGCTGCTGCTCGCCCGCTATCGCGGCGACCCGCCCGTGCTCACCCCCGAGCTGATGGTGGAAGCCTGCGACGGCTACTTCGTCGGCGAGACGCCCTGA
- a CDS encoding glycosyltransferase family 39 protein — MSSLIRSHGMRLLVAGTWLACGAYAARFVDRGWVPHDEGTIGQSAMRVLAHEVPHRDFDDMYTGGLTYLNAAAMAVFGENLRAPRLVLLAVFMAFLAAVYAIGRRVAPAGAALVLMILCAVWTVPNYFVSLPSWYNLFFATFGTLAFMKYFDTRRRRWLAVAGALGGCSVLMKISGVFYLAGGLLALAATAREDGPPGRHASPRVLVSVLAGLVMLAQAALVANHQLTPALLQILLPATAVVLFHAWTEWRAGGPDLRARAARFHADAWPFVAGAVVPMALFAAWFAAHGALADLLRGVFILPQRRLSEAAADPPGAATLVLGIPCLAMILAGATRRVPYAGGLAALAAAALGWLLRDADHPVIYSAVWSLVRTLPLVAVVACAWVLSTPSWRAERDAPSRAHVHLLMSLAATVSLIQLPYATGIYFCYGVPLSFLALLAVARTRTWAPRSIHAVSAAFLIGFAMLYMNTAYVWALGRRYEPYAVSADLGPRASLRVRPAEAALYRQLIEAIQAHAPAGSTIWAGPDCPEVYFLGGYVNPTRAFFDFLTPAPLTAERMESMLARSAIQAAVLNTTPLFSPPVDPAIVAVLRRHFPEVQRVGPFEVFGTGLSP, encoded by the coding sequence ATGTCGTCGCTCATCCGATCCCACGGCATGCGGCTGCTCGTCGCCGGCACCTGGCTGGCCTGCGGCGCGTACGCCGCCCGCTTCGTCGATCGCGGCTGGGTGCCGCACGACGAAGGCACGATCGGCCAGAGCGCGATGCGCGTGCTCGCCCACGAGGTGCCGCACCGCGACTTCGACGACATGTACACCGGCGGCCTGACGTACCTCAACGCCGCCGCGATGGCGGTCTTCGGCGAGAACCTGCGCGCGCCTCGGCTGGTCCTCCTGGCCGTGTTCATGGCGTTTCTCGCCGCCGTCTACGCGATTGGCCGGCGGGTCGCGCCAGCCGGCGCGGCCCTCGTGCTGATGATCCTCTGCGCCGTGTGGACGGTGCCGAACTACTTCGTGAGCCTGCCGTCCTGGTACAACCTGTTCTTCGCGACGTTCGGCACGCTCGCCTTCATGAAGTACTTCGACACGCGGCGCCGGCGCTGGCTGGCCGTCGCGGGTGCCCTCGGCGGCTGCTCGGTCCTCATGAAGATCTCCGGCGTCTTCTACCTGGCCGGAGGCCTCCTCGCGCTCGCGGCCACGGCCCGGGAGGATGGGCCACCCGGCCGGCACGCCAGCCCGCGGGTGCTCGTCTCAGTGCTGGCCGGGCTCGTGATGCTGGCGCAGGCCGCGCTCGTCGCCAACCACCAGCTCACGCCGGCGCTCTTGCAGATCCTGCTGCCCGCGACGGCCGTCGTGCTCTTTCACGCGTGGACGGAATGGCGGGCCGGCGGGCCGGATCTGCGCGCGCGCGCCGCCCGATTCCACGCCGACGCGTGGCCGTTCGTCGCGGGGGCCGTCGTGCCGATGGCGCTCTTCGCGGCGTGGTTCGCCGCACACGGCGCCCTGGCCGACCTGCTGCGCGGCGTCTTCATCCTGCCGCAGCGCAGGCTGAGCGAGGCGGCGGCCGATCCGCCGGGCGCGGCCACGCTCGTGCTCGGCATCCCCTGTCTCGCCATGATCCTGGCGGGCGCCACGCGGCGCGTGCCGTACGCCGGCGGGCTGGCGGCGCTCGCCGCGGCAGCGCTCGGCTGGCTGCTGCGGGATGCGGACCATCCGGTGATCTACAGCGCCGTGTGGTCGCTCGTCCGCACGCTGCCGCTCGTCGCCGTCGTCGCCTGCGCCTGGGTCCTGAGCACGCCGTCGTGGCGCGCGGAGCGAGACGCGCCGAGCCGCGCGCACGTGCACCTCTTGATGAGCCTGGCCGCGACGGTCTCGCTGATTCAACTTCCCTACGCGACCGGAATCTACTTCTGCTACGGCGTGCCGCTGTCGTTCCTGGCGCTCCTCGCCGTGGCGCGCACGCGCACGTGGGCGCCGCGATCGATTCACGCCGTGTCGGCGGCGTTCCTCATCGGGTTCGCGATGCTGTACATGAACACGGCGTACGTCTGGGCGCTCGGCCGCCGCTACGAGCCGTACGCCGTGAGCGCCGATCTCGGTCCGCGCGCGTCGCTTCGCGTGCGGCCCGCGGAAGCCGCGCTCTATCGCCAGCTCATCGAGGCGATCCAGGCGCACGCGCCGGCCGGCAGCACCATCTGGGCGGGTCCGGACTGCCCCGAGGTGTATTTCCTCGGCGGCTACGTCAATCCGACACGGGCCTTCTTCGACTTTCTCACGCCGGCACCGCTCACGGCCGAGCGAATGGAGTCCATGCTCGCGCGCTCGGCGATCCAGGCGGCGGTCCTGAACACGACGCCGCTCTTCTCGCCGCCGGTCGATCCCGCGATCGTCGCCGTGCTGCGCCGTCACTTCCCGGAGGTGCAGCGCGTCGGCCCGTTCGAAGTGTTCGGAACGGGACTCTCGCCGTAG
- a CDS encoding pilus assembly protein, producing MTFRSAGRPHWRDDSGQALVEIALSLPLLLAVVFGIAQFGITYNNYIMLTDAVRAGARQLSISRGQTNACTKARDRIYGSAASLSSGSLSITMTVAGGTYGYPGTSCPSNIGTSMTGGADVTISATYPCGLTIFGVNYAPGCTLSSQSTVRIE from the coding sequence ATGACGTTCCGATCAGCAGGGAGACCGCACTGGCGCGACGACTCCGGACAGGCCCTCGTCGAGATCGCCCTGTCGTTGCCGCTGCTCCTCGCCGTGGTGTTCGGCATCGCCCAGTTCGGCATCACGTACAACAACTACATCATGCTGACCGACGCCGTGCGGGCGGGCGCCCGCCAACTGTCGATCAGCCGCGGGCAGACCAACGCGTGCACGAAGGCGCGCGACCGAATCTACGGATCGGCCGCGTCGCTGAGCTCCGGCAGCCTCTCGATCACGATGACGGTGGCCGGCGGCACCTACGGCTATCCCGGCACGTCGTGCCCGTCGAACATCGGCACGTCGATGACCGGCGGTGCCGACGTGACCATCAGCGCCACGTATCCGTGCGGCCTCACGATCTTCGGGGTGAACTACGCACCCGGCTGCACGCTCTCCTCCCAGTCGACGGTGCGAATCGAATGA
- a CDS encoding pilus assembly protein, translated as MTRRVFAHTRARHPLGDDTGQAAVMIAVALIALIGLAAFTIDVGYVLNARKQLQASTDAAAAAAAQELGSASRTAVTAKAREYSAESGRKNAYGNLPNVSTATSFKCLTTIGLPTPCTNPATANAVTVTSTATVPLFLARVLGFNTMNIQAVATGVMKGGGPPPLDVMIIVDTTASMNSNCSGSVPGVSNPRKLDCAKYGVRILLNSLWPCPYSQGNCGAANAGGHVSNPYDEVGLMIFPGLKTSSSMSQEWDCSTNVTSSGNYSSWDIARYNDSPQYTVQGLVSNYKTSATGALNGGGSNLIKAVDWADGNSCSSSTYGLESPGGVGTYFATVITAAQSALATTGRSTAGNVIIFVSDGDAGADSADVPSGAYNNQCQQAITAAAAAKAAGTAVYSVAYEASTSGSSCSTDSSLSAYQTMQQIASDSTKFFSQPTAGDLSGIFQKIAADLTTTRLIDDDAQ; from the coding sequence ATGACCCGCCGCGTCTTCGCCCACACCCGCGCTCGGCACCCGCTCGGCGACGACACCGGCCAGGCGGCCGTGATGATCGCCGTCGCGCTCATCGCGCTGATCGGCCTGGCGGCGTTCACGATCGACGTCGGCTACGTGCTGAACGCGCGCAAGCAGCTCCAAGCGTCCACCGATGCCGCCGCGGCCGCCGCGGCCCAGGAGCTGGGATCGGCCTCGCGCACGGCCGTGACCGCGAAGGCGCGCGAGTACAGCGCCGAGTCCGGACGGAAGAACGCGTACGGCAACCTGCCGAACGTGTCGACCGCGACCTCGTTCAAGTGCCTCACGACCATCGGGCTGCCGACGCCGTGCACGAACCCCGCCACGGCCAACGCCGTGACCGTCACCTCGACCGCAACGGTGCCCCTGTTCCTCGCCCGGGTGCTCGGCTTCAACACCATGAACATCCAGGCGGTGGCCACGGGCGTGATGAAAGGCGGCGGCCCACCGCCGCTGGACGTGATGATCATCGTCGACACGACGGCGTCGATGAACAGCAACTGCAGCGGCAGCGTGCCGGGCGTCTCGAACCCCCGCAAGCTCGACTGCGCGAAGTACGGCGTGCGGATCCTGCTCAACTCGCTGTGGCCGTGCCCCTACAGCCAGGGGAACTGCGGCGCGGCCAACGCCGGGGGCCACGTGTCCAATCCGTACGACGAAGTCGGCCTGATGATCTTCCCCGGCCTGAAGACCTCGTCGTCGATGTCGCAGGAGTGGGACTGCTCGACCAACGTGACGTCGTCGGGCAACTACTCCTCCTGGGACATCGCCCGCTACAACGACTCACCGCAGTACACGGTGCAGGGGCTGGTGAGCAACTACAAGACCTCCGCGACCGGCGCGCTGAACGGCGGAGGATCGAACCTCATCAAGGCGGTCGACTGGGCGGATGGCAACTCGTGTTCGTCGAGCACGTACGGGCTGGAGTCGCCCGGCGGCGTCGGCACCTACTTCGCCACGGTGATCACCGCGGCGCAGTCGGCGCTCGCGACGACCGGCCGTTCGACGGCGGGCAACGTGATCATCTTCGTGAGCGACGGCGACGCCGGCGCCGACTCGGCCGACGTGCCGTCCGGCGCCTACAACAACCAGTGCCAGCAGGCGATCACCGCCGCCGCCGCGGCCAAGGCGGCCGGCACGGCGGTGTACTCGGTGGCCTACGAGGCCTCCACGTCCGGCTCGAGCTGCAGCACGGATTCCTCCCTGTCGGCCTACCAGACGATGCAGCAGATCGCGTCGGACTCGACGAAGTTCTTCAGCCAGCCGACGGCCGGCGACCTGTCCGGTATCTTCCAGAAGATCGCCGCCGATCTGACGACGACCCGCTTGATCGACGACGACGCGCAATAG
- a CDS encoding response regulator transcription factor — translation MPEMTAPVRIAIADDHPIFRDGLRALLEREPDFTVVGDAGDGRTALALVDGLSPDLLLLDVAMPHLTGMAVLEQLAERGSAVKTVLLTGAVTSGDIVRALQLGARGVVLKESPTALLFECIRRVMAGQYWVGRDGVADLVQVLRSLTSEIAEQQQRQFGLTKRELTIVGAIVSGLSNKEIASRLSISEDTVKHHLSNIFNKAGVSSRLELALFAVHHKLVDGF, via the coding sequence ATGCCCGAGATGACTGCCCCGGTGCGGATCGCCATCGCAGACGATCACCCGATCTTCCGCGATGGCCTCCGCGCGCTCCTCGAGCGCGAGCCGGACTTCACCGTCGTCGGCGACGCCGGCGATGGCCGCACGGCCCTCGCGCTCGTGGACGGGCTCTCGCCCGACCTGCTGCTCTTGGACGTCGCCATGCCGCATCTCACCGGGATGGCGGTGCTCGAACAGCTCGCCGAGCGAGGATCCGCCGTGAAGACGGTCCTGCTCACCGGCGCGGTGACGAGCGGCGACATCGTTCGCGCGCTGCAGCTCGGCGCGCGAGGCGTCGTGCTCAAGGAGTCGCCGACGGCGCTGCTGTTCGAGTGCATCCGCCGGGTGATGGCCGGACAGTACTGGGTTGGCCGCGACGGCGTCGCCGATCTGGTGCAGGTGCTCCGGAGCCTCACGTCGGAGATTGCGGAACAGCAGCAGCGTCAGTTCGGGCTGACCAAGCGGGAGCTGACGATCGTGGGCGCGATCGTGTCGGGCCTCTCGAACAAAGAGATCGCGAGCCGGCTCTCGATCAGCGAGGACACCGTCAAGCACCATCTCAGCAACATCTTCAACAAGGCGGGCGTCTCGAGCCGGCTGGAGCTCGCGCTGTTCGCCGTGCACCACAAGCTCGTGGACGGGTTCTGA
- a CDS encoding AAA family ATPase, giving the protein MLVEDQRNVIDFLSAPGTHGGAAVERIDTHASVVVLARDRAWKLKRAVEYDYLDFSTVERRKAMCDAEVRVNRRTAPDLYLGVAAVTLEADGRLALNGAGRPVDWLVEMRRFDQDQLVDRLAGRGALDVALARRLAVAIARFHAVAEPRRDHGGAAGMRWVVDGNARGFAEEGHGILEPAEADVLTQAARSELDRRQSLLDDRRANGFVRQCHGDLHLRNIVIYAGEPTLFDAIEFNDEIACIDVWYDLAFLLMDLWRANLRSQAHAVLNEYLAAAGDLAGTALLPLFLSCRAAVRAKTSASSARLQTDPAEAARYRTLSRAYLRMAVDLIRAPAPVLVAIGGFSGSGKSTVALQLGPDVGRVPGAVVLRSDEIRKRLLGVSPLTRLEAEGYGADVSARVYETIAERARALLGAGHAVIADAVFAKAEDRRRIEEVAASAGVPFVGIWLEAPESTLVERAARRGPDPSDATADVIRRQVDTGAGAIAWTRIDSSSNLPDVARRAADPIRARLGTPRASEP; this is encoded by the coding sequence ATGCTCGTCGAAGACCAGCGCAACGTCATCGATTTCCTGAGCGCTCCCGGCACCCACGGCGGCGCGGCGGTCGAGCGGATCGACACGCACGCGTCCGTGGTCGTGCTGGCCCGCGATCGGGCCTGGAAGCTCAAGCGCGCGGTCGAGTACGACTACCTGGACTTCTCGACGGTCGAGCGGCGCAAGGCGATGTGCGACGCCGAAGTGCGCGTCAATCGGCGCACCGCGCCGGATCTCTATCTGGGCGTCGCCGCCGTCACCCTCGAAGCGGACGGGCGGTTGGCCCTCAACGGCGCCGGCCGCCCCGTGGACTGGCTGGTCGAGATGCGCCGATTCGACCAGGACCAGCTCGTCGATCGGCTCGCCGGCCGTGGCGCGCTCGACGTGGCCCTGGCGCGGCGTCTTGCCGTCGCGATCGCACGGTTCCACGCGGTCGCCGAGCCGCGTCGCGATCACGGCGGCGCCGCCGGCATGCGCTGGGTCGTCGACGGCAACGCGCGCGGGTTCGCCGAGGAGGGGCACGGGATTCTGGAGCCCGCCGAGGCCGACGTCTTGACGCAGGCCGCGCGATCCGAACTGGACCGCCGCCAATCGCTGCTCGACGATCGGCGCGCGAACGGGTTCGTCCGCCAGTGCCACGGCGACCTGCACCTGCGCAACATCGTGATCTACGCCGGCGAGCCGACGCTGTTCGACGCCATCGAGTTCAACGACGAGATCGCGTGCATCGACGTCTGGTACGACCTCGCGTTCCTGCTCATGGATCTCTGGCGGGCGAACCTCAGGTCTCAGGCGCACGCGGTGCTCAACGAGTACCTGGCGGCGGCCGGCGACCTCGCCGGCACTGCGCTGCTGCCGTTGTTCCTCTCGTGCCGCGCGGCGGTGCGCGCGAAGACCAGCGCTTCCTCCGCGCGTCTGCAGACCGATCCCGCGGAAGCCGCGCGATATCGGACGCTGTCGCGCGCGTACCTGCGGATGGCGGTCGACCTGATCCGCGCGCCCGCGCCAGTCCTCGTGGCCATCGGCGGGTTCTCCGGATCGGGCAAGTCCACCGTCGCGCTGCAGCTCGGGCCGGACGTCGGGCGCGTCCCTGGCGCGGTCGTGCTCCGCAGCGACGAGATCCGCAAGCGGCTGCTCGGCGTCTCGCCGCTCACGCGCCTGGAGGCGGAGGGCTACGGCGCGGACGTCTCGGCGCGCGTGTACGAGACGATCGCCGAGCGCGCTCGCGCGCTGCTCGGCGCAGGGCACGCGGTCATCGCCGACGCGGTGTTCGCGAAGGCCGAGGATCGGCGCCGAATCGAGGAGGTGGCGGCGTCGGCGGGTGTGCCGTTCGTCGGCATCTGGCTCGAGGCGCCCGAATCGACGCTGGTCGAGCGCGCGGCGCGCCGAGGGCCGGATCCATCGGATGCCACCGCGGACGTCATCCGCCGGCAGGTGGACACCGGTGCTGGCGCCATCGCCTGGACGCGGATCGACTCGTCGTCGAACCTCCCGGACGTCGCCAGGCGCGCTGCCGATCCGATCCGCGCGCGCCTCGGCACGCCGCGGGCGTCCGAGCCCTGA